In a single window of the Methylococcus sp. Mc7 genome:
- a CDS encoding PKD domain-containing protein: MYTTNHRFKQGMASVLAVSIAALAGMVQAKDLTITSASWNAKTKSLSLAGTSEDRATVTLSNARTNAKLASVTASKKGAWSKTLSKPAAVPCRVRATSKDSATERDVSNAPANCSGSAPNQPPTANAGPDQSVTLAQGQSSVAVTLNGGGSSDPDGSIAAYQWTGNPDPADTVSPSVTLTAGTYVFTLTVTDDKGAASAADTVRVTVAAPPASSGGSINSTSVGSLAKVTTPVPEQSKVTSNSYSVLAVNDLGMHCVDLDTRIVNILPPFQVMLGQVIQKGAKPVINPQGVELYYSAVSNPKDPILSRNDLFDGIGADGTTFKTNFWGSLANGAYDAFYPPLDQPPLNLPAGTKLGDLVPADKGLPVPNVERLYIGSDGKVNSGDEQLTVAQHGMPGFSGPYAANVPQRVEEHYTHKPMFVNFPFGYVANGVNWFEAAGIPMAPFDDFGRQNPFPLVRVQAKSGDTVLATVDTVLPVSSEASCTNCHSDPADVTGSRSSWPTDALRGAGLEVATSVQDPDTNNPRKVSVEYAADINILRLHDLRQGANYADPTGTKAPCDILAAKPNGDANCLTYKAVVQHKPVVCQSCHYTPALDLAQVGPQAGAVGSPANGRNQVAHQSNSRVMHNHHGSFTNLFTAIPAPDQDPATGAIRNQAERLTALEQNCYQCHPGKETKCLRGAMFNGGMLCSDCHGDMKQLGADFSTGVSPSNPGAFVLNQGNFYDPASSQPRVPWANEPGCGSCHTGDANGNLAGSANVIANKVDSKGNKDGIRLRQAFRTGDAKATPIVPTNKRFAEPAVPAQFNGFDNPGAGNPKLYRVSTGHGGVMCEGCHGATHAEWPNATANANDNLAAVQLQGHTGTITECTTCHTAGSLSSSTQGGPHGMHLVNDKRFYGDAHGDLAENQNGQAGGGTCGACHGSDHLGTVLSRAAADRSFSVEGKTVSVNAGQPVACNLCHSLSKSFER, encoded by the coding sequence ACCGGCGGCCGTGCCATGCCGCGTTCGCGCGACTTCCAAGGACTCGGCGACCGAACGCGACGTCTCCAACGCTCCCGCCAATTGCTCCGGCAGCGCCCCCAACCAGCCGCCGACCGCCAACGCCGGCCCCGACCAGTCCGTCACCCTCGCCCAGGGCCAGAGCAGCGTCGCCGTCACCCTCAACGGCGGCGGCTCGTCCGATCCGGACGGCAGCATCGCGGCCTACCAATGGACCGGCAACCCCGATCCCGCCGACACGGTCAGCCCCAGCGTCACCCTGACCGCCGGTACGTATGTCTTCACGCTCACCGTCACCGACGACAAAGGCGCGGCCAGCGCCGCCGACACGGTACGGGTCACCGTCGCCGCGCCGCCCGCCTCCTCCGGCGGTTCGATCAATTCCACCAGCGTCGGCTCGCTGGCAAAGGTCACCACCCCGGTGCCCGAACAATCCAAGGTCACCAGCAACAGCTACAGTGTGCTGGCCGTCAACGACCTGGGCATGCACTGCGTCGATCTCGACACCCGCATCGTCAACATCCTGCCACCCTTCCAGGTGATGCTCGGACAGGTCATCCAAAAAGGCGCGAAACCGGTCATCAATCCGCAGGGGGTCGAGCTGTATTATTCGGCGGTATCGAATCCCAAAGACCCCATCCTGTCCCGGAACGACCTGTTCGACGGCATCGGCGCCGACGGCACGACCTTCAAGACCAACTTCTGGGGCAGCCTCGCCAATGGCGCCTACGATGCCTTCTATCCGCCGCTGGACCAGCCGCCGCTGAACCTTCCGGCCGGCACGAAACTGGGCGATCTGGTGCCCGCCGACAAGGGGCTGCCCGTGCCGAACGTGGAAAGGCTCTATATCGGCAGCGACGGCAAGGTCAACAGCGGCGACGAGCAGCTCACCGTCGCCCAGCACGGCATGCCGGGATTTTCCGGTCCGTACGCGGCCAACGTTCCGCAGCGCGTCGAAGAGCATTACACCCACAAGCCGATGTTCGTGAACTTCCCCTTCGGCTATGTGGCGAACGGCGTCAACTGGTTCGAGGCGGCCGGTATCCCGATGGCGCCGTTCGACGACTTCGGCCGGCAGAACCCGTTCCCGCTGGTGAGGGTGCAAGCGAAGAGCGGCGATACGGTGCTTGCCACGGTGGATACGGTGCTCCCGGTATCGAGCGAAGCGAGCTGCACCAACTGCCACTCCGATCCCGCCGACGTGACGGGCAGCCGGTCGAGCTGGCCGACCGACGCATTGCGGGGAGCCGGCCTGGAAGTCGCCACCAGCGTCCAGGACCCGGACACCAACAACCCCCGCAAGGTCAGCGTGGAGTACGCCGCCGACATCAACATCCTGCGTCTGCATGACCTCCGCCAGGGCGCGAACTACGCCGATCCCACCGGAACGAAAGCGCCCTGTGACATCCTGGCCGCCAAACCCAACGGCGACGCCAACTGCCTGACCTACAAGGCGGTGGTACAGCACAAGCCGGTGGTATGTCAGAGCTGCCACTACACCCCGGCCCTGGACCTGGCCCAGGTCGGCCCGCAAGCCGGCGCCGTCGGCAGCCCCGCCAACGGCCGCAACCAGGTGGCGCACCAGAGCAACTCGCGGGTGATGCACAACCACCACGGCTCTTTCACCAACCTGTTCACGGCCATTCCGGCGCCGGACCAGGACCCGGCGACCGGCGCCATCCGGAATCAGGCCGAACGCCTGACGGCACTGGAGCAGAACTGCTACCAGTGCCATCCAGGCAAGGAAACCAAGTGCCTGCGCGGCGCCATGTTCAACGGCGGCATGCTGTGCAGCGACTGCCACGGCGACATGAAACAGCTCGGCGCCGACTTCTCCACCGGCGTCTCCCCCAGCAATCCCGGCGCCTTCGTGCTGAACCAGGGCAACTTCTACGACCCGGCCAGCAGCCAGCCCAGGGTACCCTGGGCCAACGAACCCGGCTGCGGCTCCTGCCATACCGGCGATGCCAACGGCAACCTCGCGGGTTCGGCCAACGTGATCGCCAACAAGGTCGACAGCAAGGGCAACAAGGACGGTATCCGCCTGCGCCAGGCCTTCCGCACGGGCGATGCCAAGGCGACGCCCATCGTGCCCACCAACAAGCGTTTCGCCGAGCCGGCCGTTCCCGCCCAGTTCAACGGCTTCGACAACCCCGGCGCGGGCAACCCCAAGCTGTACCGGGTCAGCACCGGCCACGGCGGAGTGATGTGCGAAGGCTGCCACGGCGCGACCCACGCCGAGTGGCCGAACGCCACGGCGAACGCCAACGACAACCTGGCTGCCGTGCAGTTGCAGGGCCACACCGGCACGATCACCGAGTGCACGACATGCCACACCGCCGGCAGCCTGTCGAGCAGCACCCAGGGCGGCCCCCATGGCATGCATCTGGTCAACGACAAACGCTTCTACGGCGATGCCCACGGGGACTTGGCGGAAAACCAGAACGGCCAGGCCGGCGGCGGCACCTGCGGCGCCTGCCACGGCAGCGACCACCTCGGGACCGTGCTTTCGCGCGCGGCGGCCGACCGGAGCTTCTCGGTGGAAGGAAAAACCGTCAGCGTCAACGCGGGTCAGCCGGTGGCCTGCAATCTCTGCCACAGCCTGAGCAAGAGCTTCGAACGGTAG
- a CDS encoding bifunctional diguanylate cyclase/phosphodiesterase, whose protein sequence is MTLVRARDALCDSRIVVRVEADARPPRDRRSPAIYAVFHTEEQGGGGLFLGLVTEHQIARFPQRIFADLIDPRVPPPVASDVPLDQLIHAVGDRGQTLGMPLAVLERDGSFVGMLTPHSIVEVLLQRERRLLEDARRLNAEIRSEAEKAIEQLDIKAHYDSVTGLPNRQLFCERLLRAIAAHERDGNPVVLLFLDIDNFKPINDNLGHLVGDKLLRAAAERIRAAVRDNDIVARIGGDEFTILLNGAKETLNGALVAQKILDGLAQPFVFGEQQVVVSVSIGVAVSPTDGDTMEQLLRNADTAMYHAKSRGKNNYQFFSPELNVQAYRRQEIERNLRCALPKGELSLSYAPRVDLRSGGIAALEVSPCWHNAELGTVPPDDFIPLAEETGLIVQIGAWVFRTACAHATVWRAQGFHDLCLSFRLSPRELDDPQLKDRIMSVLGTCGLEAENLQFEITERMLMANTAHTLAVLRDLSNWGVRFSVGDFGTGDASLRRLRRSPVDELKIDMSSVRDLDPDSDDAAVITAMIAMGKSLRMDVVAAGVETPEHVAFLLERGCRRGQGCLLGESLPPERIAALLAGDETGFFVA, encoded by the coding sequence GTGACTCTTGTCCGCGCCCGCGATGCTTTGTGCGACAGCAGGATCGTCGTTCGTGTCGAGGCCGACGCCCGCCCGCCGAGAGACCGCCGGAGTCCGGCGATTTATGCGGTTTTCCACACGGAGGAGCAGGGCGGTGGCGGCCTGTTTCTGGGGCTCGTGACCGAGCACCAGATCGCCCGGTTTCCCCAGCGGATTTTCGCCGACCTGATCGATCCGCGGGTGCCGCCCCCGGTGGCATCCGATGTGCCGCTCGACCAGTTGATCCACGCCGTCGGCGATCGCGGCCAGACCCTTGGAATGCCCCTGGCGGTGCTCGAGCGCGACGGTTCGTTCGTCGGTATGCTGACTCCCCACAGCATCGTCGAGGTGTTGCTGCAGCGTGAACGGCGGCTGCTGGAGGATGCCAGAAGACTCAATGCGGAGATCCGGAGCGAAGCCGAGAAGGCAATCGAGCAGCTCGACATCAAAGCGCATTATGACAGTGTGACCGGGCTGCCCAATCGCCAGTTGTTTTGCGAACGCCTGTTGCGGGCGATCGCCGCTCATGAGCGGGACGGCAATCCGGTCGTGCTCCTGTTTCTGGACATCGACAACTTCAAGCCCATTAACGACAACCTCGGTCATCTCGTCGGTGACAAGCTGCTGAGAGCGGCGGCGGAAAGGATCAGGGCCGCGGTTCGCGACAACGATATCGTGGCGCGGATCGGCGGCGACGAATTCACCATCCTCTTGAACGGTGCGAAGGAAACGCTCAACGGCGCCCTGGTGGCGCAAAAAATCCTCGACGGCCTGGCGCAGCCTTTCGTGTTCGGAGAGCAGCAGGTCGTCGTCAGCGTCAGCATCGGCGTCGCGGTCTCGCCGACCGACGGAGACACGATGGAGCAGTTGCTGCGCAATGCCGATACCGCCATGTATCACGCCAAGTCGCGGGGCAAGAACAATTACCAGTTCTTTTCACCGGAATTGAACGTCCAGGCTTACCGGCGGCAGGAAATCGAGAGAAACCTCCGATGCGCTCTGCCCAAGGGAGAACTCAGCCTGAGCTATGCGCCCCGCGTGGATCTGCGAAGCGGCGGGATTGCAGCGCTGGAGGTATCGCCGTGTTGGCACAATGCCGAGCTCGGAACCGTGCCGCCGGACGATTTCATCCCCCTGGCGGAGGAGACCGGGCTCATCGTGCAGATCGGTGCCTGGGTTTTTCGCACCGCCTGTGCTCACGCGACGGTGTGGCGGGCCCAAGGGTTTCACGATTTGTGCCTCTCATTCAGGTTGTCGCCGCGCGAACTCGACGATCCGCAGCTCAAGGACAGAATCATGAGCGTCCTGGGGACCTGCGGCCTGGAGGCGGAGAATCTGCAATTCGAGATCACCGAGCGCATGCTGATGGCGAATACCGCGCACACCCTGGCCGTGCTGCGGGACCTCAGCAACTGGGGAGTCCGCTTTTCGGTAGGGGACTTCGGCACGGGCGATGCCTCCTTGCGGCGTCTCCGGCGGTCTCCGGTCGACGAACTCAAGATCGATATGTCATCCGTCCGCGACCTCGATCCCGATTCGGACGATGCAGCCGTCATCACTGCGATGATCGCCATGGGCAAGAGCCTGCGGATGGACGTCGTCGCCGCCGGCGTGGAAACTCCGGAGCACGTGGCTTTTCTTCTGGAACGCGGGTGCCGCCGGGGACAAGGCTGCCTGCTCGGGGAGTCGCTGCCGCCGGAGCGGATCGCCGCCCTGCTGGCGGGGGATGAGACAGGCTTTTTCGTCGCCTGA
- a CDS encoding pyridine nucleotide-disulfide oxidoreductase, producing MNDDAMHGLGIAGFRYPDLHEPEKLRLLHEAFEDWARQRDPDLIAAFQDYRASNGTDMAPEAISELLVKMAPHVGEFVARLFGVEAERERQMAEIRDSFATIFGFRREIVAKLPSRFKNVTTADWDVAGLTAKIDVLVDAFAPEYAASDREAAVSRLGLALRDLQAHYEAEAKQPGSGPLTEPEVRIAKLRAQIGAHPRGAAWKDVAAMGDADFAAGLLGEFERWCFAASRDDRLRPHVKDWVSFKVPARTDFEHLVHHVVENRNGYGVWAAEPGHHRRRDGFGLTDPRFPERRVLYEVDHCIYCHDRDTDSCSKGMRNKKDGGFKSNPLGVHITGCPLEEKISEMHWLKRQGDNIAALALVTVDNPLCPGTGHRICNDCMKGCIYQKTEPVNIPQIETNVLTDVLFMPYGFEIYSLLTRWNPLNVKRPYALPYNGRNVLVAGMGPAGYTLSHYLANEGFGVVGIDGLKIEPLPVELVGDEHRPPEPIRDFGALYERLDRRIMLGFGGVAEYGITVRWDKNFLKVIYLNLLRRRNFRCYGGVRFGGAITINEAWDLGFDHIAIASGAGKPTLIDLKHNLIRGIRKASDFLMALQLTGAAKESSLANLQVRLPAGVIGGGLTAIDTATELLAYYPVQVEKILHRYEKLCAAYGEDAVHARYDAEEIGILDEFLAHGRAIQAERRRAEAAGETPDFLPLLNRWGGATLFYRKGIKDSPAYRQNHEEIKEAMDEGIVLAEGLSPLVALEDDHGHLKAVRFEKLEEREGRWKPVGEIEVPLRSLFIAAGTSPNTIYESEHPETFEMDHKFYKRHEPAWVGETPGLVPVQDEAWPKIGKPAPFTSYHRGGKFITFYGDNHPVYAGNVVKAMASAKDGYPYIVRLFEQELKRLDPAEQPHRDRNLQAFQAVIDDALTARIVAVNRLTPTIIEVVVRAPASAKHFQPGQFYRVQNYEALAPVVEGTVLATEGIALTGAWVDKDNGLISLIALEMGSSSRLCAQWKPGDPLVVMGVTGAPTEIPSGQTVALIGGGLGNAVLFSIGKALRSAGNQVIYFAGYRNSEDVFKIDEIEAASDLLVWTVDKREGNTPIPVTRPDDKSFVGNIVEAMLAYAKGELGPTPIHLDDVDHMIVIGSDRMMEAVKHARHGLLAPYLKPHHAAIGSINSPMQCMMKGVCAQCLCKHVDPETGREYFVYSCYNQDQELDRVDFPNLQARLRQNSVQEKLSALWLEWLMNR from the coding sequence ATGAACGACGACGCCATGCATGGCCTCGGCATAGCCGGTTTCCGCTACCCCGACCTCCACGAACCCGAAAAGCTTCGGCTTCTGCACGAGGCGTTCGAAGACTGGGCACGGCAGCGGGACCCCGATCTGATCGCAGCATTCCAGGACTACCGTGCGTCGAACGGTACCGACATGGCGCCCGAGGCCATCTCGGAACTCCTGGTAAAGATGGCTCCACATGTGGGAGAGTTCGTCGCCCGCCTCTTCGGCGTGGAGGCGGAGCGCGAACGGCAGATGGCCGAAATTCGGGACAGCTTCGCCACGATCTTCGGCTTCCGTAGGGAAATCGTGGCGAAATTGCCCAGCCGCTTCAAGAACGTGACCACTGCGGACTGGGATGTCGCCGGGCTGACGGCGAAGATCGACGTTCTCGTCGACGCCTTTGCTCCGGAATACGCGGCCTCGGACCGCGAGGCGGCGGTGTCCAGGCTCGGCCTGGCGCTGCGGGATCTCCAGGCGCACTACGAGGCGGAAGCGAAACAGCCGGGCAGCGGCCCGCTCACCGAGCCTGAAGTCCGCATCGCCAAACTTCGCGCCCAGATCGGCGCCCATCCGCGCGGCGCCGCCTGGAAGGATGTGGCCGCCATGGGCGATGCCGATTTCGCCGCCGGCCTGCTCGGGGAATTCGAACGCTGGTGCTTCGCCGCCAGCCGCGACGACCGCCTCCGGCCCCACGTCAAGGACTGGGTGAGCTTCAAGGTTCCGGCCAGGACCGACTTCGAGCACCTGGTCCACCACGTCGTGGAAAACCGCAACGGATACGGCGTCTGGGCCGCCGAACCCGGCCACCACCGCCGCCGCGACGGCTTCGGCCTGACCGATCCGCGCTTCCCGGAGCGCAGGGTCCTGTACGAGGTCGATCACTGCATCTACTGCCACGACCGGGACACCGACTCCTGCTCCAAGGGCATGCGCAACAAGAAGGACGGCGGCTTCAAGAGCAACCCGCTGGGCGTCCACATCACCGGCTGTCCGCTGGAGGAGAAGATTTCCGAGATGCACTGGCTCAAGCGCCAGGGCGACAACATCGCGGCCCTCGCGCTGGTCACGGTGGACAACCCGCTCTGCCCCGGCACCGGCCACCGCATCTGCAACGACTGCATGAAGGGCTGCATCTACCAGAAGACCGAGCCGGTCAACATTCCGCAGATCGAGACCAACGTCCTCACCGACGTGCTGTTCATGCCCTACGGCTTCGAGATCTACAGCCTGCTGACGCGCTGGAATCCGCTCAACGTCAAGCGCCCATACGCCCTGCCCTACAACGGTAGGAACGTGCTGGTGGCCGGCATGGGACCGGCCGGCTACACCCTCTCGCACTATCTGGCGAACGAGGGCTTCGGCGTGGTGGGCATCGACGGACTCAAGATCGAGCCGCTGCCGGTGGAGCTGGTCGGCGACGAACACCGCCCGCCGGAGCCGATCCGCGACTTCGGCGCGCTCTACGAAAGGCTGGACCGGCGCATCATGCTCGGCTTCGGCGGCGTCGCGGAATACGGCATCACGGTGCGCTGGGACAAGAACTTCCTCAAGGTCATCTATCTGAACCTGCTGAGGCGCCGGAATTTCCGCTGCTACGGCGGCGTGCGCTTCGGCGGGGCGATCACGATCAACGAGGCCTGGGATCTGGGCTTCGACCACATCGCCATCGCCTCGGGCGCCGGCAAGCCCACCCTGATCGATCTGAAGCACAACCTGATCCGCGGCATCCGCAAGGCTTCCGATTTCCTGATGGCCTTGCAGCTCACCGGCGCGGCCAAGGAATCCTCGCTGGCGAACCTGCAGGTCCGGCTGCCGGCCGGCGTCATCGGCGGCGGACTCACCGCCATCGACACCGCCACCGAGCTGCTGGCCTATTATCCGGTCCAGGTCGAGAAGATCCTGCACCGCTACGAGAAGCTCTGCGCCGCCTACGGAGAAGACGCGGTGCACGCCCGCTACGACGCCGAAGAGATCGGGATACTCGACGAATTCCTGGCGCACGGCCGGGCGATCCAGGCCGAGCGGCGGCGCGCCGAGGCCGCGGGCGAGACGCCGGATTTCCTGCCGCTGCTGAATCGGTGGGGCGGCGCCACTTTGTTCTACCGCAAGGGCATCAAGGATTCGCCCGCTTACCGGCAGAACCACGAGGAAATCAAGGAAGCCATGGACGAAGGCATCGTGCTGGCGGAAGGCTTGAGCCCGCTGGTTGCGCTGGAAGACGACCACGGCCACCTCAAGGCGGTGCGCTTCGAAAAGCTGGAGGAACGGGAAGGCCGCTGGAAGCCCGTCGGAGAAATCGAGGTCCCGCTGCGGAGCCTCTTCATCGCCGCCGGCACCTCGCCCAACACCATCTACGAATCCGAGCATCCGGAAACCTTCGAGATGGACCACAAGTTCTACAAGCGCCACGAGCCCGCATGGGTGGGTGAGACGCCCGGTCTGGTACCGGTACAGGACGAGGCCTGGCCCAAGATCGGCAAGCCGGCACCATTCACGTCCTATCACCGCGGCGGCAAGTTCATCACCTTCTACGGCGACAACCATCCGGTCTATGCCGGCAACGTGGTGAAAGCCATGGCCAGCGCCAAGGACGGCTACCCCTACATCGTCCGCCTGTTCGAACAGGAGCTGAAGCGGCTCGACCCCGCGGAACAGCCCCACCGCGACCGAAACCTGCAGGCATTCCAGGCGGTCATCGACGATGCCCTGACCGCCCGTATCGTGGCGGTGAACCGGCTGACGCCGACCATCATCGAAGTGGTCGTCCGCGCCCCCGCCTCGGCCAAGCACTTCCAGCCCGGCCAGTTCTACCGGGTACAGAACTACGAGGCGCTGGCCCCGGTGGTGGAAGGCACGGTGCTCGCCACCGAGGGCATCGCCCTCACCGGCGCCTGGGTGGACAAGGACAACGGCCTGATCTCGCTGATCGCGCTGGAAATGGGCAGCTCCTCACGACTGTGCGCACAATGGAAACCCGGCGATCCGCTGGTGGTGATGGGTGTCACCGGCGCGCCGACGGAGATCCCCTCCGGCCAGACCGTCGCCCTGATCGGCGGCGGACTGGGCAATGCGGTGCTGTTCTCGATCGGCAAGGCGTTGCGAAGCGCCGGCAACCAGGTGATCTATTTCGCCGGCTACCGCAACAGCGAGGACGTCTTCAAGATCGACGAAATCGAAGCCGCGTCGGATCTGCTGGTCTGGACCGTGGACAAGCGCGAGGGCAACACCCCCATCCCGGTGACCCGCCCGGACGACAAGTCCTTCGTGGGCAACATCGTCGAAGCCATGCTGGCCTATGCCAAGGGCGAGCTCGGCCCCACCCCCATCCATCTCGACGACGTCGACCACATGATCGTGATCGGCTCGGACCGGATGATGGAAGCGGTCAAGCATGCCCGCCACGGCCTGCTGGCACCCTACCTCAAGCCTCACCATGCCGCCATCGGCTCCATCAATTCGCCGATGCAGTGCATGATGAAAGGCGTATGCGCGCAATGCCTGTGCAAACACGTCGACCCGGAAACGGGACGCGAGTATTTCGTGTATTCCTGCTACAACCAGGACCAGGAACTGGACCGCGTGGATTTCCCGAATCTCCAGGCGAGGCTGCGGCAGAATTCGGTGCAGGAGAAGTTGTCGGCGCTCTGGCTGGAGTGGCTCATGAACCGGTAG
- a CDS encoding NUDIX hydrolase yields the protein MPESNPWRLLSRREIYDNPWIHLDEDQVVNPGGGISLYGRIHFKNQAIGIIPLDGRGNTWLVGQYRYVPDAWFWEIPMGGSPAGESILESARRELKEETGLSAASWRLLMRLHTSNSVTDEEGFVFVAEDLEEGEPEFEETEDLRIWKLPLADAVSMVMSGEITDAISAAGLLRLALDSSRT from the coding sequence GTGCCGGAATCGAATCCCTGGCGTCTGCTGAGCCGGCGGGAAATCTACGACAACCCCTGGATTCACCTCGACGAGGACCAAGTCGTCAATCCCGGCGGCGGCATCAGCCTGTACGGTCGCATCCACTTCAAAAACCAGGCGATCGGCATCATCCCCCTCGACGGGCGGGGCAATACCTGGCTGGTCGGCCAGTATCGCTATGTACCCGATGCCTGGTTCTGGGAGATTCCGATGGGCGGTTCGCCCGCAGGCGAATCCATCCTCGAATCGGCCCGGCGCGAGCTGAAGGAGGAAACCGGCCTCTCCGCCGCCTCCTGGCGGCTCCTCATGCGGCTCCACACCTCGAATTCCGTCACCGACGAGGAAGGCTTCGTGTTCGTCGCGGAAGACCTGGAGGAAGGCGAGCCGGAATTCGAGGAAACCGAAGACCTGCGTATCTGGAAGCTCCCGCTGGCCGATGCGGTCAGCATGGTCATGTCCGGGGAAATCACCGATGCCATCAGCGCGGCGGGATTGCTGAGATTGGCGCTGGATTCCAGCCGGACTTGA
- the hemE gene encoding uroporphyrinogen decarboxylase: MSHCFIRALLRQPVDRTPVWMMRQAGRYLPEYRKVREQAGSFMNLCTTPDLACEVTLQPLERYRLDAAILFSDILTVPDAMGLGLEFVEGEGPRFRNPIQGAADIHRLGVPDPEAELAYVPAAVRLIKRRLGDRAPLIGFSGSPWTLATYMVEGGSSREFRKVKCLMYEEPALMHELLEKLADAVALYLNAQIAAGVDAVMVFDTWGGNLDTEHYLEFSLRYAERVRQQLRLTERGRIPAIFFTKGGGQWLEAMADAGYDALGLDWTTDIGSARRRVGDRVALQGNLDPVALYAKPEVIRGEVRKILERYGTGSGHVFNLGHGVTPDIKPDHVGAMIEAVHEFSPAFHRT, translated from the coding sequence ATGAGTCATTGTTTCATCCGCGCCCTGCTGCGCCAGCCGGTCGACAGGACTCCCGTCTGGATGATGCGCCAGGCGGGCCGCTACCTGCCGGAATACCGCAAGGTCCGGGAACAGGCCGGCAGCTTCATGAACCTGTGCACCACGCCCGACTTGGCCTGCGAGGTGACCTTGCAGCCGCTGGAGCGCTACCGGCTGGATGCGGCCATCCTGTTCTCAGACATCCTGACCGTTCCCGACGCCATGGGGCTGGGGCTGGAATTCGTCGAGGGCGAGGGGCCGAGGTTCCGCAATCCGATCCAAGGGGCCGCCGACATCCACCGGCTGGGCGTGCCCGATCCGGAAGCGGAGCTGGCCTACGTGCCGGCGGCGGTGCGGCTGATCAAGCGGCGCCTGGGCGACAGGGCGCCGTTGATCGGCTTCTCGGGCAGTCCCTGGACCCTGGCGACCTACATGGTGGAGGGCGGCAGCAGCCGGGAGTTCCGCAAGGTCAAATGCCTCATGTACGAGGAGCCGGCGCTGATGCACGAACTGCTGGAAAAGCTCGCCGATGCGGTCGCCCTGTACTTGAACGCCCAGATCGCCGCCGGGGTCGACGCGGTGATGGTGTTCGACACCTGGGGCGGCAATCTGGATACGGAGCACTATCTGGAGTTTTCGCTGCGCTACGCCGAGCGCGTGCGCCAGCAGCTTCGGCTGACGGAGCGGGGCCGCATCCCCGCGATCTTCTTCACCAAGGGCGGCGGGCAATGGCTGGAGGCGATGGCGGATGCCGGTTACGACGCGCTCGGCCTGGACTGGACCACGGATATCGGTTCGGCGAGGCGGCGGGTCGGCGATCGGGTGGCTTTGCAGGGCAACCTCGATCCGGTGGCGCTCTACGCCAAACCCGAAGTCATCCGCGGGGAGGTCCGGAAGATCCTGGAGCGTTACGGCACCGGCAGCGGCCATGTGTTCAACCTCGGTCACGGGGTTACGCCGGACATCAAGCCCGACCACGTCGGCGCGATGATCGAGGCGGTGCACGAATTCAGCCCGGCGTTCCACCGGACTTGA
- the aroB gene encoding 3-dehydroquinate synthase: MKTLHVELGERSYPIHIGRGLLGRPDLIQAHLPGRQVMVVTNEVVAPLYLDCMLASLAGKETASIVLPDGEAYKTMDSAMAVFDALLDRRFGRNAGIVALGGGVIGDLAGFAAACYQRGVPFIQVPTTLLSQVDSSVGGKTAVNHPRGKNMIGAFYQPRCVLADTDTLNTLADRELSAGLAEVIKYGLIRDPEFLAWLDANVDSLLRRDPGALAYAIERSCLNKAQVVAEDETETGVRATLNLGHTFGHAIETGMGYGVYLHGEAVAIGMCQAADLSRRLGWIGDDEVARVIRLLERARLPVVPPRELDADAFLEHMAVDKKNVDGGLRLILLKSLGEATLPVAVDAGPLRATLESYGR, translated from the coding sequence ATGAAGACCTTACACGTCGAGCTGGGGGAGCGCAGCTACCCCATTCACATCGGGCGCGGCCTGCTGGGCCGTCCGGACCTGATACAGGCGCACCTGCCGGGCAGGCAGGTCATGGTGGTGACCAACGAAGTGGTGGCGCCGCTGTACCTCGACTGTATGCTCGCGTCCCTCGCGGGGAAAGAAACGGCGTCTATCGTGCTGCCGGACGGCGAGGCCTACAAGACCATGGACTCGGCGATGGCCGTATTCGATGCGCTGCTGGACCGGCGCTTCGGCCGCAACGCCGGCATCGTGGCGCTGGGCGGCGGGGTGATCGGCGATCTGGCCGGCTTCGCCGCGGCCTGCTATCAGCGCGGCGTGCCCTTCATCCAGGTTCCGACCACCCTGCTGTCCCAGGTCGATTCCTCGGTGGGAGGCAAGACCGCGGTCAACCATCCGCGCGGCAAGAACATGATCGGCGCCTTCTACCAGCCGCGCTGCGTCCTGGCCGATACCGATACCCTGAATACCCTGGCCGACCGGGAGCTCAGCGCGGGTCTGGCGGAAGTGATCAAGTACGGTTTGATCCGCGACCCGGAATTCCTGGCCTGGCTCGACGCGAACGTGGACAGCCTGCTGCGGCGCGATCCGGGGGCGCTGGCCTACGCGATCGAGCGTTCCTGCCTCAACAAGGCGCAAGTCGTGGCGGAGGATGAGACCGAAACCGGGGTGCGGGCGACGCTGAACCTGGGCCATACCTTCGGCCACGCCATCGAAACCGGTATGGGTTACGGTGTCTATCTGCATGGCGAGGCGGTGGCCATCGGCATGTGCCAGGCGGCCGATTTGTCTCGCCGCCTGGGCTGGATCGGCGACGATGAAGTGGCGCGGGTGATCCGCCTGCTGGAGCGGGCGCGCTTGCCGGTCGTCCCGCCGCGCGAGCTGGATGCGGATGCCTTCCTCGAACACATGGCGGTCGACAAGAAAAACGTCGACGGCGGCCTGCGCCTGATTCTGCTCAAGTCCCTGGGCGAGGCGACCCTCCCGGTGGCGGTCGACGCCGGCCCGCTGCGGGCCACTCTGGAAAGCTACGGCCGTTGA